The proteins below are encoded in one region of Hordeum vulgare subsp. vulgare chromosome 3H, MorexV3_pseudomolecules_assembly, whole genome shotgun sequence:
- the LOC123443779 gene encoding probable V-type proton ATPase subunit d, with amino-acid sequence MYSWEMLSFNIHDGFLEAIVRGNRSGLLTQADYNNLCQCETLDDIKMHLSATEYGPYLQNEPSPLHTTTIVEKCTLKLVDEYKHMLCQANEPLSTFLQYITYGHMIDNVVLIVTGTLHERDVNELLEKCHPLGMFDSIASLAVAQNMRELYRLVLVDTPLAPYFSECITSEDLDDMNIEIMRNTLYKAYLQDFYKFCAKLGGATADIMCNLLSFEADRRAVNITINSIGTELTRDDRRKLYSNFGLLFPYGHEELAVCEDVDQVRGVMEKYPPYQSIFAKISYGESQMLDKAFYEEEVKRLRLSFEQQFHYAVFFAYMRLREQEIRNLMWISECVAQNQKNRVHDSVVTIF; translated from the exons ATGTACTCGTGGGAGATGCTGTCGTTCAACATCCACGATGGGTTCCTGGAGGCGATCGTGCGGGGGAACCGCTCGGGACTCCTCACCCAAGCCGATTACAACAACCTCTGCCAGTGCGAGACCCTCGACGACATCAAGATGCACCTCTCCGCCACCGAGTACGGTCCATACCTCCAGAACG AACCTTCTCCCTTGCACACAACAACAATCGTCGAGAAGTGCACTCTTAAGTTGGTTGATGAATACAAACACATGTTGTGCCAGGCGAATGAACCTCTATCTACATTCCTACAATACATAAC GTATGGACACATGATCGATAATGTTGTCCTTATTGTTACTGGGACATTGCATGAAAGAGATGTCAATGAACTGTTGGAGAAATGCCATCCATTGGGCATGTTTGATAG CATTGCATCGCTTGCAGTTGCTCAAAATATGCGTGAGCTTTACAGGCTGGTTCTAGTTGATACACCCTTAGCACCGTACTTCTCAGAGTGCATTACATCTGAG GATCTGGATGACATGAATATTGAGATCATGAGGAACACACTCTACAAAGCGTATCTTcaggatttttacaaattttgtgCG AAACTAGGTGGTGCGACGGCTGACATTATGTGTAATCTCCTTTCATTTGAAGCTGACAGAAGAGCTGTAAACATTACAATAAACAG TATTGGGACTGAGCTGACTAGAGATGACCGCAGGAAGCTGTACTCCAATTTCGGTCTATT GTTTCCATATGGTCATGAAGAGTTGGCTGTCTGTGAAGATGTTGACCAG GTGCGTGGTGTAATGGAGAAGTACCCCCCATACCAGTCTATTTTTGCAAAGATATCATATGGGGAAAGTCAGATGTTGGACAAGGCCTTCTATGAGGAGGAAGTAAAGAGGCTGCGCCTGTCATTCGAACAGCAG TTCCACTATGCTGTTTTCTTTGCGTACATGAGGCTACGAGAGCAGGAGATAAGGAACTTGATGTGGATCTCCGAATGCGTTGCCCAGAACCAGAAGAACAGGGTCCATGACAGCGTCGTGACGATCTTTTAA